CTAGAAGCTATATTAACTACGCGCTAACTGCTATGAACATCTTATTTTTTAATCGTACTTTTAGTTCTAATACTGATGCTACTGGTCAATTTTTACTAGAACTTTGTGAAGACTTAGTTAGTTATGGTAACCACGTTACAGTTGTAACTAGTTCATTAAGTCATTTAGATGCTCCTTTAATTAGGTTTTATTTAAAAAAAGAGAATTATAAATCAATTGAAGTTATTAGAGGATATGGGACTAAACTTCCCAAAAATATATTGCTTTTTCGTCTTATAAATCTTGCTACTTATTTTATTCTTGCTTTTTTAGGAGGACTATTAGTAAAAAAAAGACCAGATATTATTGTTGCTACAACAGATCCCCCGCTATTAGGTTTATTAGGTATATTTTTTTCTAAGTTATATAAAGCAAAGTTTGTTTATTCTTGTAAGGACATCTATCCAGAAATAGGGATAATAACTGGTAAGTTAAAAGATCCTTTCTTGAATTTTTTGCTTGAAAAAGTAAACTTGTTGTCTTTTAAAAGTGCAAACAAAATCGTTTCTCTTGGAGAAGATATGAAAAAAATTCTTATAAAGAAAGGTATAGATGAAGAAAAAATTGCTGTAATGCATGACTGGGCAGATACTAAAAATCTTTATCCTGTTTTGCCTGAAAATAATCCTTTTAGACTTAAATATAATTTACAGAATTTCTTTACAGTTATGTACTCAGGAAACATTGGTTTAACACAAGCTTTAGAAAAAGTAATTGATGTGGCTGTTTTTTTAAAGGATAAAAATGAAATTAAGTTTATTTTTATTGGTGATGGTGTTAATAAAGCAAGTCTCCAAAGAAAAGTAAGCAATCTTAAACTTAATAATGTAATTTTTCTATCATATCAGTCTGGAGAAGAGCTTAAATATTCTTTAAGTGCACCTGACATTCATTTAATTCCATGTCTTAAAGGTTTAACAGGAGTTATTGTTCCAAGTAAAATCTATGGAATTATTTCTTGTGGTAAGCCATTTATAGCATGGGTAGATGATGAATCAGAAATTAGTAAAATTGCAAAAGAATATAATTGTGGAATTGTTGTTCCACCAGAAGATGTAAATGCTATGACTTGTGCAATTGAATGGTCGCAAAGACATAAAGAAAGATTATGTGAAATGGGACAAAATGGCAGGGAAACTGCAATTAAATATTTTGACAGAAAGATTAGTACTAGTAAGTTTAATGAACTACTTTTAAAACTCCAGGAATAATAGCAAGTTTAAGAACTGGCAAAGTAGTCAAGGGTTGTCCTTTTACAACTTTTCTCGTGAAAATAGCTTGAGATAATCGCGATAAATAAATCTTTGGTAACGACTTCGACCAGTTATCTCATGTAATATTTCAGCTTTTGTAAACTTTTCTATAAGTGAACTGATATTTCCCCTAGAAAACAGTCCAGAAAATTTACCAACTAATTTAGCATCTACAATTGGACTAGAATAAAGCTTATTTAAAAGAGCTAAAGCTGTTTTAGCGTTTCTGCCAAAGGTTGATACCTTTTTCATATGTTCTTCTCTAAGCCTTGAAATTTTTAGCGCTGTTTCCACTGCTTCGTTTGAAACTATTTTTACTCCCTCAAGGAAATATTTTAACCAGCTGCTCACACCATCTTTGGCTCTGTATTCATTTAACTTGTTGTAATAATCTGTTCTATATTTATTAAAATAATCAGAAAGATATAATAAAGGTTTGTTTAATATATTCTCATTAATAAGATATAGTGTAATCAATAACCTTCCTATCCTTCCATTGCCATCTAAAAATGGATGGATAGTTTCAAATTGAGCATGTATTATTCCTGTTTTAATTAACTCTGGTAATCCATGACTTTTGTCATGGATAAATTTTTCTAAATCATTTAATGCT
The nucleotide sequence above comes from Candidatus Melainabacteria bacterium. Encoded proteins:
- a CDS encoding glycosyltransferase family 4 protein, giving the protein MNILFFNRTFSSNTDATGQFLLELCEDLVSYGNHVTVVTSSLSHLDAPLIRFYLKKENYKSIEVIRGYGTKLPKNILLFRLINLATYFILAFLGGLLVKKRPDIIVATTDPPLLGLLGIFFSKLYKAKFVYSCKDIYPEIGIITGKLKDPFLNFLLEKVNLLSFKSANKIVSLGEDMKKILIKKGIDEEKIAVMHDWADTKNLYPVLPENNPFRLKYNLQNFFTVMYSGNIGLTQALEKVIDVAVFLKDKNEIKFIFIGDGVNKASLQRKVSNLKLNNVIFLSYQSGEELKYSLSAPDIHLIPCLKGLTGVIVPSKIYGIISCGKPFIAWVDDESEISKIAKEYNCGIVVPPEDVNAMTCAIEWSQRHKERLCEMGQNGRETAIKYFDRKISTSKFNELLLKLQE
- a CDS encoding Fic family protein, which translates into the protein MSKIDTFIQQKEGYKAFIPEPFPPKDLIKWDNNLISLLSQADMAIGKLNAINELVPDADFFILMYIKKEAAISSQIEGTQATLIDLIKAEAKLEDEKPPSDVGEVKNYVKAMNYGIKRLKSLPLSLRLIKEIHKELLHGVRGHHKLPGEFRRSQNWIGGATLQTAIFVPPTVPEMQKALNDLEKFIHDKSHGLPELIKTGIIHAQFETIHPFLDGNGRIGRLLITLYLINENILNKPLLYLSDYFNKYRTDYYNKLNEYRAKDGVSSWLKYFLEGVKIVSNEAVETALKISRLREEHMKKVSTFGRNAKTALALLNKLYSSPIVDAKLVGKFSGLFSRGNISSLIEKFTKAEILHEITGRSRYQRFIYRDYLKLFSREKL